CATTCCCTCAAAGATAAGCTATTAggctttattttataatatgatGTCATTATGAATTCatggatttaaaatatttgttgggttTCAATTATTTGCAATTACTATTCTTTTTGAAGTTCAAATCTTTGGCCAGTGAGAGCCTCTTCAAGTTGTCTCCCAAGGCCTTTGACATGACCCTAGTAAATCTTTAATAGCTTTCTTGCTATCTGATAATAGCATGACTAAACATGAGTTTCAAGGCTCATTTTGTAATGTCCTGTCCTGGAACTGAAACCTGCCATTTCCCTGAGGAACCGTGGTTTCTTTAAGTGAGAAATAACACTTCAGAACACCAATGTAAATGCTAGGAGTGTGTGATGCTACTAAGTTAGTCCTTGTCCAATTCAGTGGATAGAGCTATATAGGTAGATATGATACTTTGTGAGTTTAAACCAGTATTTCCAGTACAGAATATTTGACTTATTGGCTTCTGTCAtatttgatttgtatctcccttcTTGCACATTGAAAATCATGATTCGCAAGGACACCTGAAATGATGAATTTAGGAAATCCTATAATTACTTACTTTTTCCATATTACAGATATAAAAGTCTCAAAATAATACCATCACCAGTGTAATTACTGAAAATAGTTTAAAGTTTTTGCATatgttctttacattttcttccagttttgaaAGAGTAGGCTAAAGATACAGTCATTATATATCATACTCTCACCTTTGATTCCTCATTAAATTTTAGTTTCACAGTAACTATGTGATTACTGCTCATCACCAATCTTGATGTCAAGGTCTCTCTCATAATTTGTGTGAAACTCATCAAATCCTTTTTAAATTCTGGACAGTTTTTTTCAACATTAGTTCTTAGTATTTTGTCTATTCCCTTGCATTCATTTAAGCCATTAGGGACAATTTGCCATCCATATGTTGGATCTTCTCTTTCTAGCTATTTGTGACTTTCTTATAAATccttttatcttcattattttttggttttaaaaattcccCCCTTCcaccttttacttcttttaagacatgcaTATCTGTCAAGTTTATTTGACCTTATTTCCTTCGAGTTTATCTCTGAAATGTTCTTTTACTGCTAATTCTTCCCTAATTCTGTAACCTCTAAGTTTTTCTAATTCTGACTTATGagttctttcctgtcttgtaTCATACTCTCTGTGTCTTCTGGCTCATTCTGAAAATTTGTACAGTTTTGATCTGTTTTGTGAGCATGTCTTTCTAGTGTGCTTTCATGATCTGTAGTGATGTTCCTCTGCTCCTTATTCTCTTTCACTTCACCATGAAACTTTTTGTTGccagtttttatataaaattaggtTTCCTACGTGTTTAGGATGTCGCTTTTCTCAATTCACAAAGCTCCCTCTTGTGCTGTTTTCATGTAGTGTTCGACAATATGGCAACTTGCTTTCTGCGCTTTCCTGGCTCTTTCCCCATTCCTTTGTCACTGTTGCCCGGCTACCCTGCATAACTTTGGTTTCATTCACAGTAACATCTCCTCATTGTGGGCCTGTCCTGGAAGAGTGCCCTTTCAGATCAGTTTCAAGAGTTCAGAGAGGTTAGGCTGCTCCAGCCTCAAACCTTGCCAGGTACCTCTTACACTCACACACTGTTGGCTATTTTGAAGTTCTGCTATTCTCGAGACAGCCAGAAGTGCTGCTTTCTCCCACATAGATGCCGACACCATGCACATTTCATAGCTATAGGTAGTTTGTCCTCATCTGTTTGTATTGAGAATTCATTTAGATACCTTGTCACCTAGTTTTGTTGTAAATGTCATCCATgggtttttagtttttctatCTACTTACACAGTCTGTTTTTATGTTGgaatttcaaaaaattcaaaaactatGCCATCACCATGACCCCATCTTCCAACGATCCCCAACAGCAGTCTTAATGGGATGATTATCAAAGTACCAAATTCTGAGTACGGGCACGGCAAATTAGAaggcttaaaaatataaattccctTTGACCCCACAATACTAATTCTAGAAATTTAGCCTAAAGGAATAATATAattaggcagagggaaaaaaatgtgtatacaaAGCTGTTCTGGACTAGACTGGGGTACCTTCCCCCACTCCGTTTTTAACTCCCACTTTCAGTGTTATCCCAAACACCATCTTATTTGGAGTTGTGAATCATCCAGTCTTGTTAGATTTATCAGCTGATACAGACTGACAGAATTTAAAGACACATACCTTCAAACGTTGGTCCGTAAATCGACACTCCATCATCTCCTCTTCCTTCTACTATATCTGATAAATAACAATGAGCAAACATTAGAATTTTGAGCCTAAAAAAGAGTAAAGGCTGGAGGAAAAAGCTTTAaattgtgattccatttataccaATGACTACTGTTTTAAGATCCATAATTGATCAATATCTAAACCATGAAAATATTACTGTAGTGATTTCACTGCATTTTGTAGGCACTTTAACACTCCTGATCCCATTCCCCTGATAAGAACTCTTTGAAGTAGGTGAAATTATGATGCAGACCCTTTGAAATGATGATGCATTTAATCATAATTGTGGTCACAATTTAAAGGAAGTGTGTTCATATAAAGTCTGCTTGCCTCACAAGTTATTCCACAGTCCTTCTTGCTtttcaggaaaatggaaagaccagactgaaaaatgaaataggaacaGTGAGGTCTTTTTAgaggaggaataaaaatagaTGCTCTAAATAGAGTCAGTGTTCAAATTTTCATTCCTTGGAACCCCCAGTgtgataattcatttatttagccAGTATTCTGGAAAGGAAGTTCCCTTACAACGTAACGAGGGGGatttttttaacaagtatttatcaCGTCCCAGTTTGCATTGTGCGCGACATGCGCGGAGTTGGGCTCAGGCAGCGCTGCTACTGTAAACGTCCTCTACACACAAGTGACTTCTTCTCCATCCACCGCTGAAAGGGAAATAGAGCAGACTACTAGAAATAGCGGACTCTAGTAGAAACAAGGGTCTCTAAGCTCTGTACCCCCAGCCTCCCCATCAGCCCTCTTTCACCTTCCTGGAGCACAGCATACAATACATCTCTGTTGAAAGACTGTGCCATTTTAACTCAGCGTGAGTTACCTATAATAAACGTGCACTGTTTTAAAGAAACCGGATGCAATAGCAAGCACGCGTAGAGATTTGATTCAGGACAGGCATGTGGAATTTAAATTCCACTCATggtggcacctgtgtggctcagtgggttaagcctctgccttcagctcaggtcatgatctcagggtcctgggatcgagccgcacatcgggctctctgctcagcagggagcctgcttcctcctctctctctgcctgcctctctgcctacttgtgattgctgtctgtcaaataaataaataaaatctataaattccATTCAGGAACGGGCTCAGAAGTTGATCATTGAGCCGGAAGTCTTCAACCCTGCTCGGCCTGATACTCCCCTCGTGGTTCACCCAGAGCCCTCGGCATCTCTCAGGAGTACACTGCAGTGGCTGAAGACTAAATCCAGGATTGGGGAAGTCGAAGGTCCTCCAGCACCAATTCCTTCTGATCGTAGAGTTCACTTTGCTCAGACAAATCTGCCTGTGGTTCGCCCCCACTACTGATTCATGTCAGCATCTGTGGTACTCCTTTGCCCTCTCTAGAACACCCACCGTTCCTCTTGCCCTTTGCTTCCCATCTCCcagggaaatattttatattgacaCCCTTTCAATCAGTACTTGAattcagccttctttttttttttaaatgtatttatttattttcagaataacagtattcattatttttgcaccacacccagtgctccatgcaatctgtgccctctccaatacccaccacctggttcccccaacctcccaccccccggcgattcaaacccctcagattgtttctcagagtccatagtctcttatggttcacctccccttccaatttcccccaactcccttctcctctctaactgtcttccatactatttgttatgctccacaaataagtgaaaccatatgatgattgactctctctgcttgacttctttcactcagcataatctcttccagtcccatccatgttgctataaaagttgggtattcatcctttctgagggagacataatactccatagtgtatatggaccacatcttcgttatccatttgtccgttgaagggcatcttggttctttccacagtttggcgaccgtggccattgctgctataaaccttggggtacggatggcccttcttttcacgacatctgtatctttggggtaaatacccaggagtgcaattgcagggtgatagggaagctctatttttaattccttgaggaatctccacactgttctccaaagaggctgcaccaacttgcattcccaccaacagtggaagagggttcccctttctccacatcccctccaacacatgttgtttcctgtcttgctaattttggccattctaactggtgtaaggtgatatctcaatgtggttttaatttgaatctccctgatggctagtgatgatttCAGCCTTCTATACCTAATGTTATTTCGATACTTCTGATGACAAATTCCACAATGCAGAGTAGTGGTccaaagtaaactttaaaatcagATGACTtcgatttcaatctttttttttttttttaaaagattttatttatttatttgacaggcagagattacaagtaagctgagaggcaggcagagagagagaagtaggaagcaggctccctgccgagcagagagcccgatgctgggctcgatcccaggaccctgggatcatgacctgagccgaaggcagaggctttaacccactgagccacccaggcgcccacttcgATTTCAATCTTGATGTTAGTTACCTTTTTCAagcttgtttcctcatctgtatagaGAGAAATAATGGTCAGTGTCTTGCAGGTAATCCTGAGGATTAAAGAAAATCAGGTTCTACTGACAGCACTTAGTGCAATGCCGGGCAGAGCATCAGGCTTGTTCACAGGTGGCCGTGGTCATGCAGCATTGCATGCTTAGGGAATGCATCTTCTCATTATCACCATCCGCACCCTCATTATATTGATGCTGATGATGATgacaaaatgtattaaaatctaTCTCAAGAAGTCCTTcggaaggggcatgtgcacccgaatgtttatagcagcaatgtccacaatagccaaactatggaaagaacctagatgtccatcaacagatgaatggataaagaagatgtggtatatatacacaatagaatactgtgcagccatcaaaagaaatgaaatcttgccatttgcgacgacgtggatgcaactagagcgtatcatgcttagcgaaataagttaagcggagaaagacaactatcatatggtcttcctgatatgaggaagtggtgatgcaacatgggggcttaagggggtaggagaagaatcaatgaaacaagatgggattgggagggagacaaagcataagtgactcttaatctcacaaaacaaactgagggttgctggggggagggggggttgggagaaggggggggttatggacactggggagggtatgtgctttggtgagtgctgtgaagtgtgtaaacctggtgattcacagacctgtacccctggggataaaaatatattatatgggggcacctgggtggctcagtgggtttaagcttctgcctctggctcaggtcatgatcccagggttctgggattgagccccgtgtcaggctctctgctcagcagggagcctgcttcccccccctctctgcctgcctctctgcctacttgtgatctctgtctgtcaaataaataaaatattttaaaatatatatataatatgtttataaaaataattaattaattaattaaaaaaaaagaagaagaagaagtccttCGGAAAGCAGTAAGCCTTGTTGGAGCCACAAAAGGAGAATCCCACCAAAGTGGCTTCACGACTtgatatcttctttcattttgtactttaCAAATGAGTAGaatgtatatttcttatttatctgtccatttatttgttcatcctttcaacagtattttttttaagaatttactatataccaggcactgttctggaaCCTGGGGAtataacagtgaacaaaatagataaaatcctcTACCTTTGTGAAACTTATTTATAGTCTAATGAAGAAGAACAGACACTAAACAAATTCTTCAGGAAATACGTAATATTATGTCCAGTGATGAAAAGTGCTatgaaccaaaataaaatatttttaaaataaaaattaggggaTAGGAGAGCAGCAGGGAAGTAGGTGAGGAGACCTGTATGGAGAGCGAAGTGGCAGTTTTAAATAGGACGGTCAGGAAGTCTTGCTGAGATGAACTCTGGGCAAAAATCCAAAACAGATTGGAGGTTGAAGTAAGGGGCTCACTGAGGCATAGCTGGGTGGGGTGTGTCCcaggcagagaaaaagcaaaagaccTGAAGCTCATGTATGCTTGATGTGCTTAGGaaacagcaaggaggccagtgtgtgGAGCAGAGCAAGGGGAGATGTCAGAGGATGAGGTGAGGCTAGGGGTAGTGTCGACCATGTAGGCCCTGCTGGTCCCATCAGGCAACCAGCAGTGTTGGGAGGCATCCTGAAGCATGCATAAAACCACATTAACCATATTCCAAAATTCTCCCCACAGTCTTGTGCAAATCTGGTATCTGAAGGGAGAACGTTTATAGAGCTTGGTACTTCCAATATACCATGTCACTGAATCCTGAACCCTTGCCACATCCTATGATATCATATTTTCCCCCATGTTATGATTAAGAAGAAACTGATTCAGAGATGCTAAGTGCCTACGTCCTAAGTGGAACAACTGGTATGTATCAGTTGGGTTTGAATCTAATAATCAGCACTTGTTCTCACTGTCCTTAACTAACCTTGTTGCTTTGTCATTTGAAATCATGAACCAAGATGTGTGCATGCTactatttggaaattttatttcaaataagtaaacaagtcATATGACCCACTTTTCCCAAATCTTGTGCTGGGGCTCTAGAAGGGGAGGTGCACCTCTAACcagaaaccaaataaaacaaaaaacatagcaTCTGAGAGCCCAGAACATAATAGTCAACACTGAACTAAGTTTCAGGAAATCCTGATATTGGCCCCATTGAGCATGGTTTTATaccaaaaaatacttaaaaacaatcTACATGTTCACCACTGGGGAATTAgttacagttgacctttgaacaatgcaggggttaaattaaatttcagtttAACTATTAATAGTCTACAGTTGACCAGAAGTCTTACTAGTGACATAAATAGTCAAtgcatattttgtgtgttttatgtattatatgctgtattcttacaataaaggaagctagaggggaaaaaaaaagttaccgagaaaatcataaggaaggggtccctggggggcacagtcagttaaacattcaacttttggttttggttcaggtcatgatctccaggtcatgagatctagccccacaaggggttccatgctcagcacagtgtgcttaagactctctccccatttccctctgtCCTTGACCCGCATGTGCGCACGggcgtactctctctctctcaaataaataaatctttgaaagaaaaagggtCAtccaggtggctcaatcagttaagtgtctccctttggcccaggccatgatcccaggatcttgggattgagtcctgcattgggcttcctgttcaacagggagcctgcttctctctctacccttccccctgttcatgctctctctctctcactctctcaaataaataaataaataaataaatataaacaaaaaagaaaatcataagaaaaaatacatttacagtactgtactgtaaaaAATCAGTGGACCCCCCACAGTTCACATTCCTTATTGTTCAAGAGCCAACTGTAAATTAGTATAGCAATATATGAAAAGCTAGACATACCCTAAAAATTGTACATGTTTATGTTTGTTGACACAGAAGACATACCATAAATGTATATGAAGTGAGAAAATAATGAGGTTAGATAACACTATGGGTGATATGATCTCAGTTTTagagaaactgaggaaaaaaagttaattttcataCAAATGCCTGGCATATTTCTCATCAGCTTCAGAATGTTCCAGAttgtagaaaaataattaagcatTATTAATTTTAAGCCTCTGCATATTTCATCAAGTTCAAGCAAATCTCCTTACACTCTaagccaattatttttaaattgctgccTGATTGTTCCCTGTGGGATACCTTCCAAAAGGCCTTTGAAATTTAATTTCGTACTGTTAGTCAGAGACCTAGTCTGTGTGAAGTCAAAGGACTGACCTAAAAAGAAAGCGAAAATGGAGAACAAAATGCTTTACCTCTTTCTTTTATACTGTAACAATGTAACATCTTTGGTGAGAAATAAGTTGTTTTCAAATTCCTACCTTTAGGATATGTCTTAAAAGCACTGTATTTTCTAGGTACTCCTATTTATTTTGgtgagcatttttctttttttaaagaggtgcaggagagggagagagaaaatcttcatcaagccccacactgggcatggaacctgatgtggagctcgatgaCTCGgcggctctatctcatgacccaagatcatgacctgaactgaaatcaagagctggatgctcaccaactggggcacccaggcacccctatttatttagttatttactttttaaaagattttatttatttatttgacagagagacagtgagagcaggaacacaagcaaggggagtgggagagggaaagcaagcttcctgccgagcagggagcctgatgtggggctcgatcccaggaccctgggatcatgaccagggccgaagtcagacacttaatgactgagccacccaggcaccccaaggtgcccctatttagatgaacatttaaaattatatttttttatataaaaggtATCTTCCTTTCTTGTATCACTTTTTAATTTGGAATATTCTGTGTAACAAAACTttatagatttgtttatttcaaaatttaggacattttttaaaagtatgaatgtCTTAATCATTCGGGCATATAAAATACCCTTTCAATATATGTAatatctaatataaatatatctaattCTATACGCACTTCACAAAGGTAGATAAACAAAATTCTGGACATTCTGATTTGATGTTATAATTAAGTTGCATTTAAGGTTTTCAACTTACCTCCTCCTTGTATCCAACCATTTGGTACTACTCGATGAAAAATTGAACCTACGTAATGTAGCCTGATTCCACTTTGAGAAAACTCTGCTTTTCCTGTGCACAAGACTTGAAAGTTTCTACATGTTTTGGGACATGAATCACAGTAGAGCTACAAACAAGAATAAAAGTTTTCaaagattaaatatttagtattttgaCAGTTACAGATTCTTTCCTCCACCTcccacttatttaaaaaaaatagcaaaaataagaacaacaaaaagcctCTTACCTCAAAAACCAGTCTTCCAATTGgataaaaatcaatagaaatgtCCAAGAACACAAAAGCATGCTATTAAAAttagtgagaaaaagagaatgcaGGTCAGTATCTTAGAAGAAAGTCTTAGAAATGACCCCAAATACCACAGAGTAATGTTTTTGGTGATAAGATTTCAAAAGCAGGGACATCtcggtggctcaatcagttaagctctgccttcagctcaggtcatgatcccagggtcctgggatcaagacctgcattgggctccctgctcagtggggagcctgcttatcctgTCTgctactacccctgcttgtgcgcaagctcgctctctgacaaaaaaaaaaagcatcaacaGTGGATAATGTAACAGCAAAGTTAAAGTAATGATTAAAgaagtttgtttcattttattatatcaaGTCTTTCCAACCTATTTAAATAACATGCTCTTTAAAACCCTTTAGTAGTGAAGCTTTGAATAACCTTTACCTGCACGCCAGACTGAGAACACATGGCCTAGTTATCCCCTACATTGCAAGCTAGATGTGGAAGGGAACACTAGTGGGTCCCTTTGGGAATTTTCTGTTCTGAGTAATTTGGGGAAACATCCAGCACGCGTGTCATGGGTTTGGTTACATGTGTGCtagaatttgagagagagcgccaAGGAGCTACCCAGAGCCAGGCCACGTCCTTTCCGGGTGGGAATACAAGGATATCATATCCATAGGAGGTGTGGGaccaggggaagggaagagaatatGCTGTGCTTTCGTATTacttcagtcatgatctcacgCTCCCAGATGCTCCCAGCTCTCGTTTCCATCTGGCATCCTTTCTGGTAGAGACAGCTAACGTTTGTGTGATCTCGTCTAGTTTTACAAAGAGGCATCCAGAATGAAAACCTGGTCTCCATCATGGTAGCACTCATTTAGGGAGCAGAGCACATCTAAATGGGCTACATTTCAGTTCTTGGACACCCTTCTCATACAGAAAGATGGCACCTGATTTAACAGGCTGCATAACTTGCCCTGCCCTATTTCTTAAGAAcctaggaaatataaataaaaccacttttaTGGTATCACTGTCACTACTTCATGTCacttaagccttttttttttttttttaattaagagactCTAATAATATTGTGTTATCTGGCACCCGGGAATGTATGTAGTATTATGTCCATAGTAATTATGATTAACTTTTTTGTGCCCCTCAGCTTCTGTACTACAAGTTCtaaattgtaagagaatattataactTTATTATAAGAGGCATAATATAGTAAACGTCACAGGCTTGGGCAGAAAAAGATGATACACTAGAAATCACAATTCATTTATGAAATGGGTAAGACCATTCAGGCATCATTAAACTTCCCTCTGTGTCAATATATTATCTTTATGCAGTTGTCAAGAGTAGATAATTCTGACAATTCCAATGAAAGAGTAAATAAGCACGACACCAGGTAATGTCACCTAGCAGCCAAA
The sequence above is drawn from the Mustela nigripes isolate SB6536 chromosome 5, MUSNIG.SB6536, whole genome shotgun sequence genome and encodes:
- the PPIL6 gene encoding probable inactive peptidyl-prolyl cis-trans isomerase-like 6 isoform X2, producing MASPKQCRPKSAPCRSRSPPEQPLRVKVVGLFKSSSFQVAKSAAEALKTNYPSKFEDPIIVPLQEFAWDQYLQEKKRELKNEIWEYSSYVMCFVNDQLLGDAFDLQKWAQKMWDIVDFKPPELYEALTVDYAAKFLTHTKHAFVFLDISIDFYPIGRLVFELYCDSCPKTCRNFQVLCTGKAEFSQSGIRLHYVGSIFHRVVPNGWIQGGDEETSLKKVTNIKIEIEVGAWVAQWVKASAFGSGHDPRVLGSSPASGSLLGREPASYFSLSACLSAYL